The following proteins are co-located in the Sphingomonas panacis genome:
- a CDS encoding DUF167 family protein gives MAVRAGGVGGLSAWRPCDDGIHIAVRVTPRGGREALGPGTPEHFAARISAPPVDGAANAALLALVAREFGVAKRSVTLTGGATARLKRLHITGDPATLGVIATERMG, from the coding sequence GTGGCTGTACGGGCTGGCGGTGTCGGCGGGTTGAGCGCGTGGCGGCCTTGCGACGACGGCATCCACATCGCCGTCCGGGTGACGCCGCGCGGCGGCCGCGAGGCGCTCGGGCCGGGCACGCCCGAGCATTTCGCAGCGCGGATTTCCGCTCCGCCGGTGGACGGCGCCGCCAATGCCGCGCTGCTCGCGCTCGTCGCGCGCGAGTTCGGCGTGGCGAAACGTTCGGTGACGCTGACCGGCGGCGCGACCGCGCGGCTCAAGCGTCTGCACATCACGGGCGATCCAGCGACGCTGGGGGTGATTGCCACAGAGCGAATGGGGTGA
- the argB gene encoding acetylglutamate kinase, producing MTDHTPHASLLAKAETLVEALPYMQLHAGTTFVIKYGGHAMGDPEAARDFAEDVVLMKAVGINPVVVHGGGPQIGAMLKRLGVESRFVDGLRVTDAETARIAEMVLAGSINKEIVGWIDQAGGRAVGISGRDANFVTAEKVGRSTPDKLQGIERHVDLGFVGEPVAVDRRIIDTLSDAGVIPVIAPIAHGADGQTYNINADTMAGAIAAALGAKRFFLLTDVAGVLDKNKELVTDLDPAAVAALRADGTISGGMIPKLETCVMAVEQGVEAAVILDGRVPHAMLLEIFTKRGAGTLVHA from the coding sequence ATGACCGATCATACGCCCCACGCCTCGCTGCTCGCCAAGGCCGAAACGCTCGTCGAGGCGCTGCCCTACATGCAGCTCCACGCCGGCACGACGTTCGTCATCAAATATGGCGGCCACGCGATGGGCGATCCGGAGGCGGCGCGCGATTTCGCCGAGGATGTCGTGCTGATGAAAGCGGTCGGCATCAATCCCGTGGTCGTCCACGGCGGTGGTCCGCAGATCGGCGCGATGCTCAAGCGTCTCGGCGTCGAATCGCGCTTCGTCGATGGCCTGCGCGTCACCGATGCCGAGACCGCGCGGATCGCGGAAATGGTGCTAGCGGGGTCGATCAACAAGGAAATCGTCGGCTGGATCGATCAGGCCGGCGGCCGCGCGGTCGGCATCTCGGGGCGCGACGCCAATTTCGTCACCGCCGAAAAGGTCGGCCGGTCGACCCCGGACAAATTGCAGGGCATCGAACGCCATGTCGATCTCGGCTTCGTCGGCGAACCCGTCGCGGTCGACCGGCGCATCATCGACACGCTCTCCGACGCGGGCGTGATCCCGGTGATCGCCCCGATCGCGCACGGAGCGGACGGGCAGACCTACAACATCAACGCCGATACGATGGCCGGCGCAATCGCCGCCGCGCTCGGCGCCAAGCGCTTCTTTCTTCTCACCGACGTGGCCGGCGTGCTCGACAAGAACAAGGAACTCGTCACCGATCTCGATCCGGCGGCGGTCGCCGCGCTGCGTGCCGACGGCACGATCAGCGGCGGCATGATCCCCAAGCTCGAGACCTGCGTGATGGCGGTCGAGCAGGGTGTCGAGGCGGCGGTGATCCTCGACGGACGCGTTCCGCACGCGATGCTGCTCGAAATCTTCACCAAGCGCGGCGCGGGCACGCTCGTCCACGCGTAA
- the era gene encoding GTPase Era, with translation MTDQTCGLVAVLGAPNAGKSTLVNALVGQKVAIVSPKAQTTRTRLMGVAIEGAAQILLVDTPGIFEPKRRLDRAMVQAAWGGTEGADILALVVDAKGGLKDKVTEIAEAIATRPEPKYLVLNKVDLADKAKLLLHAERLNGLAPFAETFFVSATTGDGLPELKTHLAKAMPAGPWHYPEDQVSDATERALAAEVTREQLYLQLHAELPYASAVETEQYKEREDGSVEIHQQILVERPTQRAIVLGKGGTRIKEIGARARAELSGIMGRPVHLYLHVKVRPGWDDEREVYRDMGLDWVD, from the coding sequence ATGACCGATCAAACCTGTGGCCTCGTCGCCGTGCTCGGCGCGCCCAACGCGGGCAAGTCAACGCTCGTCAACGCGCTGGTCGGGCAGAAGGTCGCGATCGTCAGTCCCAAGGCGCAGACCACGCGCACCCGGCTGATGGGCGTCGCGATCGAGGGGGCCGCGCAAATCCTGCTGGTCGATACGCCCGGCATCTTCGAACCCAAGCGCCGGCTCGATCGCGCGATGGTGCAGGCGGCGTGGGGCGGCACCGAAGGCGCCGACATCCTCGCGCTGGTGGTCGATGCCAAGGGGGGCCTCAAGGACAAGGTCACCGAAATCGCCGAGGCGATCGCGACGCGCCCTGAACCCAAATACCTGGTTCTCAACAAGGTCGATCTCGCCGACAAGGCCAAGCTGCTGCTCCACGCCGAGCGGCTGAACGGCCTCGCCCCGTTCGCCGAGACCTTCTTCGTCAGCGCCACGACCGGCGATGGCCTGCCCGAACTGAAGACGCATCTGGCCAAGGCGATGCCGGCGGGGCCGTGGCATTATCCCGAGGATCAGGTCTCCGACGCGACCGAACGCGCGCTCGCCGCCGAGGTGACGCGCGAGCAGCTCTACCTCCAGCTCCACGCCGAACTGCCCTACGCCAGCGCGGTCGAGACCGAACAGTATAAGGAGCGCGAGGACGGCTCCGTCGAAATCCACCAGCAGATCCTCGTCGAACGCCCGACGCAACGCGCGATCGTGCTCGGCAAGGGCGGCACGCGCATCAAGGAAATCGGCGCGCGTGCCCGCGCCGAACTGAGCGGGATCATGGGCCGCCCGGTCCATCTCTACCTGCACGTCAAGGTCCGCCCCGGCTGGGACGACGAACGCGAGGTGTACCGCGACATGGGTCTCGACTGGGTGGACTGA
- a CDS encoding GtrA family protein, whose translation MTLTGRVENMRSSGMLGQLIRFGIAGGVSTLIYSAVYLPLTLYVFERHHAVYAVPFAFAVAVTAGYFLHSRWSFKGHGARESGGTQQAKFVMVQASGMALNAVITWVGTALLGYPAWVPLLPAVALATIFTFILNRWLVFG comes from the coding sequence ATGACATTGACAGGGCGGGTGGAAAACATGCGATCGAGCGGAATGCTCGGCCAGTTGATCCGCTTCGGTATCGCCGGCGGCGTCTCGACGCTGATCTATTCGGCGGTCTATCTGCCCCTCACGCTCTACGTGTTCGAGCGGCACCATGCCGTCTACGCAGTGCCCTTCGCCTTCGCGGTGGCGGTGACGGCGGGCTATTTCCTGCACAGCCGCTGGAGCTTCAAAGGGCATGGCGCACGCGAAAGCGGCGGCACGCAACAGGCCAAGTTCGTGATGGTTCAGGCATCCGGCATGGCGCTCAACGCGGTCATCACCTGGGTCGGCACCGCGTTGCTCGGCTATCCCGCCTGGGTGCCGTTGCTGCCTGCGGTCGCGCTGGCTACGATCTTCACCTTCATCCTCAATCGCTGGCTGGTATTCGGATAA
- a CDS encoding M16 family metallopeptidase, whose amino-acid sequence MRLFRAALLMGAALLPLTAQAQITKIPARAAAAALKPLDFTERTLPNGLKVYAIRDTGTSNVSVQVWYDVGSKDDPAGRSGFAHLFEHLMFKATRNLPPESFDRLTEDVGGANNASTSDDYTEYHETVPANHLQRLLFAEADRMASLVVDPAGFASERDVVKEELRGDFARPYGKLFSAYASAVSYSRHPYARSTIGSIANLDSASIEDVRAFHAVYYRPDNAVLVVSGNFDPKQLDAWVDQYFAGIKRPATPIPRVEVAEPERTKATHYTVYEPNTPLPAVLISYPVPADKDPDNPALTVLNAVLSMGESSRLYETLVYRDQLAAQAESYVDTKQGPGNMILFAAMASGKPVKAGEAALRAEVARLRDTPVSAAELAEAKNQILTAALLGRETAEGKGRALAMSAIIDGDPRTSDRQLAEIAKVTAADVQRVARKYLRDERSAAITYLPPEAAPTGTKSDTIAIANTVQVSPLAPPAHIDTPVLASEADRIAPPKPGTPVTAAIPSPNEFRLANGLRVVVVERHELPLLSAALVTTGGGADDPATRAGLADLTAELMTKGTTTRSATQIAREIEALGGSISSDAGWDGSDVDVTIKSDQATPALAILADVAQHPVFAPEEIERARTQAIDGVTVTLKDPGQLSGLVAARAVFGDAPYGHPLSGTPTSLKAITQGDIRTAYGKAWRPDQASLILVGDITVPQAKTLAQANFARWSAPAAATPAAPVASAYPAPRVIVVDMPDAGQAGVVVARPGIARNDPAYYPASVANAVLGGGYSSRLNSEIRIKRGLAYGASSSLIAHRGPGTLSARTQTKNPTAPDTVAIMIEQMKRLGSEPVPAAELETRKAVLIGSFGRTSETTGGIAAVLGQYMLEGVPLDELKRYIPAVTAVDPAAVQKAAQSVIDPSRASIVVVGDAKLFLDALKKAYPQVEVIPASALDLGKAGLK is encoded by the coding sequence ATGCGCCTGTTCCGTGCTGCCCTTCTGATGGGCGCCGCCCTGCTCCCGCTTACCGCGCAAGCGCAAATCACGAAGATACCCGCCAGAGCCGCCGCCGCGGCGCTCAAGCCGCTCGACTTTACCGAGCGCACCTTGCCTAACGGCCTCAAGGTGTACGCGATCCGCGACACCGGCACGTCGAACGTCTCGGTTCAGGTCTGGTACGATGTCGGCTCGAAGGACGATCCTGCCGGCCGTTCGGGCTTCGCGCATCTGTTCGAGCATCTGATGTTCAAGGCGACGCGCAACCTGCCGCCGGAAAGCTTCGACCGGCTGACCGAGGATGTCGGCGGCGCGAACAACGCCTCGACCAGCGATGATTACACGGAATATCACGAGACCGTCCCCGCCAATCACCTCCAGCGGCTGCTGTTCGCCGAAGCCGACCGGATGGCGAGCCTCGTCGTCGATCCCGCCGGCTTCGCCTCCGAACGCGACGTCGTGAAGGAGGAGTTGCGCGGCGATTTCGCCCGGCCCTACGGCAAGTTGTTCTCCGCTTACGCCTCGGCGGTGTCGTACAGCCGCCATCCCTATGCGCGCTCGACGATCGGCAGCATCGCCAATCTCGACAGCGCCTCGATCGAGGACGTCCGCGCCTTCCACGCGGTCTATTACCGCCCCGACAATGCCGTGCTGGTGGTGTCGGGCAATTTCGACCCCAAGCAGCTCGACGCCTGGGTCGATCAGTATTTCGCGGGCATCAAGCGCCCTGCCACCCCGATCCCGCGCGTTGAGGTCGCTGAACCAGAGCGGACCAAGGCGACGCATTACACCGTGTATGAACCCAACACACCGCTGCCGGCGGTGCTGATTTCCTATCCGGTGCCCGCCGACAAAGACCCCGACAACCCCGCGCTGACCGTCCTGAACGCGGTGCTGTCGATGGGCGAAAGTTCGCGGCTTTACGAAACGCTCGTCTATCGCGATCAGCTCGCCGCGCAGGCGGAAAGCTATGTCGATACCAAGCAGGGGCCGGGCAACATGATCCTGTTCGCGGCAATGGCGAGCGGCAAGCCGGTAAAGGCGGGCGAAGCCGCGCTGCGGGCCGAAGTCGCGCGGCTGCGCGATACGCCGGTCAGCGCGGCGGAACTGGCCGAGGCGAAGAACCAGATCCTCACCGCCGCGCTGCTCGGCCGCGAGACCGCCGAGGGCAAGGGCCGCGCGCTCGCCATGTCGGCGATCATCGACGGCGATCCGCGCACCTCGGATCGCCAGCTTGCCGAGATCGCCAAAGTCACCGCCGCCGACGTGCAACGCGTCGCGCGCAAATATCTCCGCGACGAGCGTTCGGCGGCGATCACCTATCTGCCGCCCGAGGCCGCACCGACGGGCACCAAAAGCGACACGATCGCGATCGCCAATACCGTGCAGGTTTCGCCGCTGGCCCCGCCAGCGCACATCGACACGCCGGTCCTCGCGAGCGAGGCCGACCGGATCGCGCCACCCAAGCCGGGCACACCCGTCACCGCCGCCATCCCCAGCCCCAACGAGTTCCGGCTCGCCAACGGCCTGCGCGTGGTGGTGGTCGAGCGCCACGAACTGCCGCTGCTCAGCGCCGCTCTCGTCACGACCGGCGGCGGCGCCGATGATCCCGCCACGCGTGCCGGCCTCGCCGATCTCACCGCCGAGCTGATGACCAAGGGCACGACGACACGCTCGGCGACTCAGATCGCGCGGGAGATCGAGGCGCTCGGCGGTTCGATCTCCAGCGATGCCGGCTGGGATGGATCGGATGTCGACGTCACCATCAAGTCGGATCAGGCCACGCCGGCGCTCGCCATCCTCGCCGATGTCGCGCAGCATCCGGTGTTCGCGCCCGAGGAGATCGAGCGCGCCCGCACGCAGGCGATCGATGGCGTCACGGTGACGCTCAAGGATCCCGGCCAGCTTTCCGGGCTGGTCGCGGCGCGCGCCGTCTTCGGCGACGCGCCCTACGGCCATCCGCTGTCGGGTACGCCCACTTCGCTCAAGGCGATCACGCAGGGCGATATCCGCACCGCCTATGGCAAGGCGTGGCGACCCGATCAGGCGAGCCTGATCCTCGTCGGCGACATTACGGTCCCGCAGGCGAAAACGCTCGCCCAAGCCAATTTCGCGCGCTGGTCCGCACCCGCCGCCGCCACGCCCGCCGCCCCGGTTGCGAGCGCCTATCCGGCGCCGCGCGTGATCGTCGTCGATATGCCCGATGCCGGGCAGGCTGGCGTCGTCGTCGCGCGGCCGGGCATCGCGCGCAACGATCCCGCCTATTACCCGGCGAGCGTCGCCAATGCGGTGTTGGGCGGCGGCTATTCGTCGCGGCTCAATTCGGAAATCCGCATCAAACGTGGCCTCGCATACGGCGCGAGCAGCTCGCTTATCGCGCATCGCGGCCCCGGCACGCTCTCGGCGCGCACCCAGACCAAGAACCCGACCGCACCCGATACGGTCGCGATCATGATCGAGCAGATGAAGCGACTCGGCAGCGAACCCGTGCCGGCCGCCGAGCTGGAAACCCGCAAGGCGGTGCTGATCGGCAGCTTCGGCCGTACCAGCGAAACCACTGGCGGCATCGCCGCGGTGCTCGGCCAATATATGCTGGAGGGCGTACCGCTCGACGAACTGAAGCGCTACATCCCGGCGGTGACGGCGGTCGATCCGGCGGCCGTACAGAAAGCGGCGCAGTCGGTGATCGACCCGTCCCGCGCAAGCATCGTCGTGGTCGGCGATGCCAAGCTGTTCCTCGACGCGCTGAAGAAGGCCTATCCGCAGGTCGAGGTGATCCCGGCCAGCGCGCTCGATCTTGGAAAGGCAGGACTGAAATAA
- the folD gene encoding bifunctional methylenetetrahydrofolate dehydrogenase/methenyltetrahydrofolate cyclohydrolase FolD, protein MSANIIDGKAFALGLRERIAAQVANFVAAAGRKPGLAVVLVGEDPASAVYVRSKGKATVAAGMASFEHRLPADVAQDELLALVDTLNADPAVDGILVQLPLPGHLDELAVTTRIDPDKDVDGFHPVNAGRLATGLEGFVPCTPLGCVMLLKDQLGDLTGLDAVVIGRSNIVGKPMAQLLLKESCTVTIAHSRTRDLSSVVKRADIVVAAVGRAEMVKGEWIKPGATVIDVGINRTATGLVGDVDFAGAASVAGAITPVPGGVGPMTIAVLLRNTLVSAGRREGVAIDEVAL, encoded by the coding sequence ATGAGCGCGAACATCATCGACGGCAAGGCGTTCGCACTGGGCTTGCGCGAACGCATCGCGGCGCAGGTCGCGAATTTCGTGGCGGCGGCAGGTCGCAAGCCCGGCCTCGCGGTCGTGCTGGTCGGCGAAGATCCGGCCTCCGCCGTCTATGTCCGCTCGAAGGGCAAAGCGACAGTCGCCGCCGGAATGGCGAGCTTTGAACATCGTCTTCCCGCCGATGTCGCGCAGGACGAGTTGCTCGCCCTGGTCGATACGCTCAACGCCGATCCGGCGGTGGACGGCATCCTCGTCCAACTGCCGCTGCCCGGGCATCTCGACGAACTCGCGGTGACGACGCGGATCGACCCCGACAAGGATGTCGACGGCTTCCATCCGGTCAACGCCGGGCGGCTCGCCACCGGGCTGGAGGGGTTCGTGCCCTGCACCCCGCTCGGCTGCGTGATGCTGCTCAAGGACCAGCTCGGCGATCTCACCGGGCTCGACGCGGTGGTGATCGGCCGATCGAACATCGTCGGCAAGCCGATGGCGCAATTGCTGCTCAAGGAAAGCTGCACCGTCACGATCGCCCATTCGCGCACGCGCGATCTGTCGAGCGTGGTCAAGCGTGCCGATATCGTCGTCGCGGCCGTCGGGCGCGCTGAGATGGTCAAGGGCGAATGGATCAAACCCGGCGCGACCGTGATCGACGTCGGCATCAACCGTACCGCGACCGGACTGGTCGGCGACGTCGATTTCGCGGGCGCGGCGAGCGTCGCCGGCGCGATCACGCCGGTGCCGGGCGGCGTCGGCCCGATGACGATCGCGGTGTTGCTCCGCAATACGCTCGTTTCCGCCGGACGCCGCGAGGGCGTCGCGATCGACGAGGTGGCGCTGTGA
- a CDS encoding MarC family protein encodes MIELFVSAFITFFVVIDPLGCAPIYAGLTATATPIHARAMAMRAVLVAAAILIVFALFGENLLHGLGISLASFRIAGGIMLFLIALEMVFEKRTERREDRAAKVAATPEVEDVSIFPMAMPMIAGPGSIASVMLLMSRNEGIERSLVILGALATILLLTLTALLAAGPLMRVLGAKIEAVVTRILGVLLAALAVQFVIDGVKISLG; translated from the coding sequence ATGATCGAGCTGTTCGTCTCCGCCTTCATCACCTTCTTCGTGGTGATCGATCCGCTCGGCTGCGCGCCGATCTATGCCGGGCTCACCGCGACCGCGACGCCGATCCACGCCCGCGCGATGGCGATGCGCGCGGTGCTGGTGGCGGCGGCGATCCTGATCGTCTTCGCGCTGTTCGGTGAGAATCTGTTGCATGGCCTCGGCATCAGCCTCGCGAGTTTCCGCATCGCCGGCGGCATCATGCTGTTCCTGATCGCGCTGGAAATGGTGTTCGAGAAGCGCACCGAACGCCGTGAGGACCGCGCCGCCAAGGTCGCCGCGACGCCGGAAGTCGAGGACGTGTCGATCTTCCCGATGGCGATGCCGATGATCGCCGGCCCCGGCTCGATCGCCTCGGTGATGCTGCTGATGAGCCGCAATGAAGGCATCGAGCGCAGCCTGGTGATCCTCGGCGCCTTGGCCACGATCCTGCTGCTGACGCTCACGGCCTTGCTGGCGGCGGGGCCGCTGATGCGCGTTCTCGGTGCCAAGATCGAAGCGGTGGTGACTCGCATCCTCGGCGTGCTGCTGGCGGCGCTGGCGGTGCAGTTCGTGATCGACGGGGTGAAGATCAGCCTGGGGTAA
- a CDS encoding class I SAM-dependent methyltransferase, which produces MDRIVYDRMAAHDSTHWWYRARRDILADFLTREGHLPRHARILEIGCGTGHNLPMLAQFGTVEAIEIDPAAREIASQRLGKPVGAAPLPALTGVERGAYDLVAVLDVVEHIEDDVAALRAMAECLKPGGKILITVPAHQWLWSAHDTVNHHHRRYSKASLAKAIGAAGLKSRKLGYFNSLLFPLAAASRIAGRLTGKDDSDDSPPPKLVNTVFETVFRFERHLLGRVPLSPGVSIVTLASPK; this is translated from the coding sequence ATGGACCGCATCGTTTACGACCGCATGGCGGCGCATGATTCGACGCACTGGTGGTATCGCGCGCGCCGCGACATCCTTGCCGATTTCCTCACGCGCGAAGGCCATCTGCCTAGGCACGCGCGCATTCTCGAGATCGGCTGCGGCACCGGCCACAATCTGCCGATGCTCGCCCAGTTCGGGACGGTCGAGGCGATCGAGATCGATCCCGCCGCGCGCGAGATCGCGAGCCAGCGGCTCGGCAAGCCGGTCGGCGCCGCGCCGCTGCCCGCGCTGACCGGCGTGGAGCGCGGCGCCTATGATCTCGTCGCGGTGCTCGACGTGGTCGAGCATATCGAGGATGACGTGGCGGCGCTGAGGGCGATGGCCGAGTGCCTCAAGCCGGGCGGCAAGATCCTCATCACCGTGCCAGCGCACCAATGGCTGTGGAGCGCGCACGACACCGTCAACCACCACCACCGCCGCTATTCCAAGGCGAGTCTCGCCAAGGCGATCGGTGCTGCAGGGTTGAAGTCGCGCAAGCTCGGCTATTTCAACTCGCTGCTGTTCCCGCTCGCCGCCGCCTCGCGAATCGCCGGGCGGCTGACCGGCAAGGACGACAGCGACGATTCGCCGCCGCCCAAGCTGGTCAACACCGTGTTCGAAACGGTGTTCCGCTTCGAACGCCACCTCCTCGGCCGCGTGCCGTTGTCGCCGGGCGTCTCGATCGTGACATTGGCGTCGCCCAAATAA
- a CDS encoding YggT family protein, whose translation MASFFIMLLNIVQILLDVASFIIIVQFILSLLISFNVVNTTNEVVRSLDRGLTVITEPVYRPIRRMLPATGAIDFAPLVVLILIRILDLAVLPWLYGLAVSAG comes from the coding sequence TTGGCCTCGTTTTTCATCATGCTGCTCAACATCGTCCAGATCCTGCTGGACGTGGCGAGCTTCATCATCATCGTACAATTCATCCTGTCGCTTCTGATCTCGTTCAACGTGGTCAACACGACGAACGAGGTCGTCCGCTCGCTCGACCGTGGACTCACGGTCATCACCGAGCCGGTGTACCGGCCGATCCGCCGCATGTTGCCGGCGACCGGCGCGATCGATTTCGCGCCGCTGGTGGTGCTGATCCTCATCCGCATCCTCGATCTCGCGGTACTGCCGTGGCTGTACGGGCTGGCGGTGTCGGCGGGTTGA
- a CDS encoding S1C family serine protease — protein MTVPSNTPARARRIVSSPVRGLGNLSHFCALLLAVLALVAPARADDIGATARGVVRVVTIAMVDGEVVGFGHGSGFAIAPNRIVTNAHVVELAKRYPDNVVVGVVPSEGSKSYEGKVIALDATRDLAIIDVPGARLPPVAVYSGPIEEGSAVTALGYPGNVDLATAQSATDYIHPLTPIRTGGVFSGRRIMTGVQVLLHTAGIARGNSGGPLLDPCGRVLGVNSAITHSEEGDTSFGFAIADSELTAFLAAAKQPYSAVGLPCTSLADTLKRDSDADAQASAQADAAKRDAAAKAAAAHEAALAKARADVENNREDVMALAAVLLVLGALGVGGAGLLELRGERRWAIGAGAGGLLLMVAAAIVFFNRPTGDPVLPPETVTTATPTPVAADTATGKLVCSVVPERSRIVSSSTDDVHLDWGQDGCMNGRTQYAEDGTRWDRFLVPNEEQTASLLQFDPATKTYTALRYFLGADQMDALRKIRSQIPLKACSADPAARAALATQQGAIRAALPAYPNEKIVYRCTADTTP, from the coding sequence TCGTGCGCGTCGTCACGATCGCGATGGTCGATGGCGAAGTCGTCGGCTTCGGCCACGGCAGCGGCTTCGCGATCGCGCCCAACCGGATCGTCACCAACGCGCACGTCGTCGAACTGGCGAAACGCTATCCCGACAATGTCGTCGTCGGCGTCGTGCCGTCGGAAGGCAGCAAGAGCTACGAGGGCAAGGTGATCGCGCTCGATGCCACCCGCGATCTCGCGATCATCGATGTGCCCGGCGCACGTCTGCCGCCGGTTGCGGTCTACAGCGGCCCGATCGAAGAGGGCAGCGCCGTCACCGCGCTCGGCTATCCGGGCAATGTCGATCTCGCGACGGCACAATCGGCGACCGATTACATCCATCCGCTCACGCCGATCCGCACCGGCGGCGTGTTCTCCGGGCGGCGCATCATGACCGGCGTCCAGGTGCTGCTCCACACCGCCGGCATCGCGCGCGGCAATTCGGGCGGGCCGCTGCTCGATCCGTGCGGGCGCGTGCTCGGCGTCAATTCGGCGATCACCCACAGCGAGGAGGGCGACACCAGCTTCGGCTTCGCGATCGCCGACAGCGAGCTGACCGCGTTCCTCGCCGCCGCCAAGCAGCCGTACAGCGCGGTCGGCCTGCCCTGCACCAGCCTCGCCGACACGCTCAAGCGCGACAGCGACGCCGACGCGCAGGCGAGCGCACAGGCCGATGCGGCGAAGCGCGACGCCGCCGCCAAGGCCGCCGCCGCGCATGAGGCGGCGCTGGCCAAGGCACGCGCGGATGTCGAGAACAACCGCGAGGACGTGATGGCGCTTGCGGCGGTGCTGCTGGTGCTCGGCGCGCTCGGCGTCGGCGGCGCGGGGCTGCTCGAACTCCGGGGCGAGCGGCGCTGGGCGATCGGCGCCGGCGCGGGCGGGTTGCTGCTGATGGTCGCTGCGGCGATCGTCTTCTTCAATCGCCCGACCGGCGATCCCGTATTGCCACCCGAGACGGTGACCACCGCGACGCCAACCCCGGTCGCCGCCGATACCGCGACCGGCAAGCTGGTCTGCTCGGTGGTGCCCGAGCGCAGCCGCATCGTCTCGTCCTCGACCGACGACGTGCATCTCGACTGGGGCCAGGATGGCTGCATGAACGGCCGCACCCAATATGCCGAGGACGGAACGCGGTGGGATCGCTTCCTCGTCCCCAACGAGGAGCAGACCGCATCGCTGTTGCAGTTCGATCCCGCGACGAAGACTTATACCGCGCTGCGCTACTTCCTCGGCGCCGACCAGATGGATGCGCTGCGCAAGATCCGCTCGCAGATCCCGCTCAAGGCCTGCTCCGCAGATCCCGCCGCGCGCGCCGCGCTCGCAACGCAACAGGGCGCGATCCGCGCCGCGCTGCCCGCCTATCCCAACGAGAAGATCGTCTATCGCTGCACCGCCGATACGACACCGTGA
- the tgt gene encoding tRNA guanosine(34) transglycosylase Tgt encodes MTAPRFEFTISATDGKARTGTIQMRRGEIRTPAFMPVGTAATVKAMKPADVRAAGADIILGNTYHLMLRPGAERVARLGGLHRFMGWDRPILTDSGGYQVMSLSDLTKRDENGVTFKSHLDGTRHTLSPERSIEIQRLLGSDIVMAFDELVPTTSTPEVQAAAMARSMRWAKRSRDAFDGGGEHAENAAIFGIQQGALDQTLRGDSAATLIDIGFDGYAVGGLAVGEGQEAMFGCLDFAPGQLPADKPRYLMGVGKPDDIVGAVERGIDMFDCVLPTRSGRTGQAFTREGPINLRNAKFAEDTGPLDPACACPVCATWNRAYIHHLVRAGEILGAMLMTEHNLYFYQALMADLRDATAAGTLTAFADRFRSEYGRHKERVT; translated from the coding sequence ATGACGGCCCCGCGTTTCGAGTTCACCATCAGCGCCACCGACGGCAAGGCGCGCACCGGCACCATCCAGATGCGGCGCGGCGAGATTCGCACCCCCGCCTTCATGCCGGTCGGCACCGCCGCGACCGTGAAGGCGATGAAGCCCGCCGACGTGCGTGCGGCCGGCGCCGACATCATCCTCGGCAACACCTATCATCTGATGCTGCGCCCCGGTGCCGAGCGTGTCGCGCGATTGGGCGGTCTGCATCGTTTCATGGGCTGGGACCGGCCGATCCTCACCGATTCGGGCGGCTATCAGGTGATGAGCCTGTCCGATCTCACCAAGCGGGACGAGAACGGCGTCACCTTCAAGAGCCACCTCGACGGCACGCGCCACACGCTCAGCCCCGAACGCTCGATCGAGATTCAGCGGCTGCTCGGCTCGGACATCGTGATGGCGTTCGACGAACTGGTGCCGACCACCTCCACGCCGGAGGTGCAGGCCGCCGCGATGGCGCGATCGATGCGGTGGGCGAAACGCAGCCGCGACGCCTTCGATGGCGGCGGCGAACACGCGGAAAACGCGGCGATCTTCGGCATTCAGCAGGGCGCGCTTGACCAGACCTTGCGCGGCGACAGCGCCGCCACGCTGATCGACATCGGCTTTGACGGGTACGCGGTCGGCGGCCTCGCCGTCGGCGAGGGGCAGGAGGCGATGTTCGGCTGCCTCGATTTTGCGCCCGGCCAGCTTCCCGCCGACAAGCCCCGCTATCTGATGGGCGTCGGCAAGCCAGACGACATCGTCGGCGCGGTTGAGCGCGGCATCGACATGTTCGATTGCGTACTGCCGACCCGCTCGGGCCGCACCGGCCAGGCGTTCACGCGCGAAGGCCCGATCAACCTGCGCAACGCCAAATTCGCCGAGGATACCGGCCCGCTCGATCCCGCCTGCGCCTGCCCGGTCTGCGCGACATGGAACCGCGCCTATATTCACCATCTCGTGCGGGCCGGCGAAATTCTCGGCGCGATGCTGATGACCGAACACAACCTTTACTTCTACCAGGCGTTGATGGCCGACCTGCGCGATGCGACCGCGGCGGGCACGTTGACGGCGTTCGCGGATCGATTCAGATCGGAATATGGCCGACACAAAGAGAGGGTGACATGA